A region of Oxyura jamaicensis isolate SHBP4307 breed ruddy duck chromosome 5, BPBGC_Ojam_1.0, whole genome shotgun sequence DNA encodes the following proteins:
- the SAMD15 gene encoding sterile alpha motif domain-containing protein 15: MEPGAGPARPYPAWSAAEVAEWVARLGFPQYEECFRANGITGRRLVLVNCSSLPAMGLTDFGHMQTISRHVRELLGIEEPVFSRSIALPYRDNMGLFLEQKSRSGEKADALTFSQFVQEAGLEPYSTGPPLQQAQTGLEADAVPLSQGTQRQD; encoded by the exons ATGGAGCCCGGAGCGGGGCCCGCCCGGCCCTACCCCGCCTGGAGCGCTGCGGAGGTGGCCGAGTGGGTGGCGCGGCTCGGCTTCCCCCAGTACGAg GAGTGCTTCAGAGCCAACGGCATCACCGGCCGCCGCCTCGTCCTGGTGaactgcagcagcctgcccgCCATGGGCCTCACCGACTTCGGCCACATGCAG ACGATTTCACGACATGTGCGGGAGTTGCTGGGGATCGAAGAGCCTGTCTTCAGCAGATCCATTGCCCTCCCATACAGAGACAACATGGGCCTCTTCCTGGAGCAAAAGTCCCGATCAGGAGAGAAAGCAGATGCCCTCACTTTCTCACAGTTTGTCCAAGAAGCAGGCCTGGAGCCCTATAGCACAGGACCTCCTTTGCAACAAGCCCAGACTGGGTTAGAGGCAGATGCAGTCCCTTTATCGCAGGGCACCCAGAGGCAGGATTAG
- the NOXRED1 gene encoding NADP-dependent oxidoreductase domain-containing protein 1 isoform X3: MPSSSAGFSRPSGKAKPSGTEEALPTSLVGSHGLKVGIIGGGHLGKQLARMLLALGWAPRPSIRISTRRPESLADLQEQGLACFYDNAQLAAWADVLFLCCLPSHVASVCSVVRTAIRKPCVVYSLVTAVPLPRLKQLLCYNAIVRPQYQCSGREPTEEWGTKGTVTAALQNLAVVQATCPLSSQGKIRVNGKWLVGIFYAALNSSMWRSLPHQKALKLLNDLCFPAHCPICAEQKASCPRFECESFVSKKFVSSMTQEETFPWFDLTAAQLRESPFSQLLEKSEFLQKHLALLYQASFGDWPTKQCGLISSKTSLTSAVVEPGVVLDHKTSLSTTASNIFSEIPEETTDYDSKSS, encoded by the exons ATGCCATCTTCTTCTGCAGGCTTCTCCAGGCCCTCAGGTAAGGCAAA ACCAAGCGGAACTGAAGAGGCCTTGCCGACTTCCCTGGTGGGCAGCCACGGCCTGAAGGTCGGCATTATCGGCGGGGGCCACCTTGGGAAGCAGCTGGCCCGAATGCTGCTGGCGCTGGGCTGGGCTCCGCGCCCCTCTATCCGCATTTCCACCCGCCGCCCTGAGAGCCTGG CAgacctgcaggagcaggggctcgCCTGCTTCTACGACAACGCGCAGCTGGCGGCCTGGGCGGACGTCctgttcctctgctgcctgccgTCACACGTGGCGTCCGTCTGCTCCGTCGTGCGGACGGCCATCCGGAAACCCTGCGTGGTGTACAGCCTCGTCACCGCGGTCCCTCTGCCCAG gTTGAAGCAACTCCTTTGCTACAATGCCATCGTGAGGCCACAGTACCAATGCTCTGGCAGGGAGCCTACGGAGGAGTGGGGAACGAAGGGGACAGTCACAGCAGCGCTGCAAAACCTTGCTGTTGTGCAGGCAACGTGCCCCCTCAGCTCCCAGG GGAAAATTAGAGTCAATGGCAAGTGGCTGGTGGGCATTTTCTATGCAGCCCTGAACAGCAGCATGTGGCGGAGCCTGCCTCACCAGAAGGCACTGAAATTGCTCAATGACCTCTGTTTTCCTGCACACTGCCCCATCTGTGCTGAGCAGAAAGCTTCCTGCCCACGGTTTGAGTGCGAGAGTTTTGTCAGCAAAAAATTTGTCTCTTCAATGACGCAAGAGGA AACCTTCCCCTGGTTTGACCTGACAGCTGCACAGCTGAGAGAGTCTCCCTTTAGCCAGCTGCTAGAAAAGAGTGAGTTTCTTCAGAAGCATCTTGCTCTGCTATACCAGGCATCTTTTGGAGACTGGCCTACAAAGCAATGTGGGCTGATCAGCAGCAAGACATCTCTTACGTCAGCTGTGGTGGAGCCTGGCGTGGTGTTGGATCACAAAACCTCACTGTCCACAACCGCTTCCAACATTTTCTCGGAAATCCCAGAGGAAACTACTGACTACGATTCTAAGTCCTCATAA
- the NOXRED1 gene encoding NADP-dependent oxidoreductase domain-containing protein 1 isoform X1 has protein sequence MCDIAEPFASFQADEAIEGEEGLLYLTRRHKGLVVNACAHAIFFCRLLQALRPSGTEEALPTSLVGSHGLKVGIIGGGHLGKQLARMLLALGWAPRPSIRISTRRPESLADLQEQGLACFYDNAQLAAWADVLFLCCLPSHVASVCSVVRTAIRKPCVVYSLVTAVPLPRLKQLLCYNAIVRPQYQCSGREPTEEWGTKGTVTAALQNLAVVQATCPLSSQGKIRVNGKWLVGIFYAALNSSMWRSLPHQKALKLLNDLCFPAHCPICAEQKASCPRFECESFVSKKFVSSMTQEETFPWFDLTAAQLRESPFSQLLEKSEFLQKHLALLYQASFGDWPTKQCGLISSKTSLTSAVVEPGVVLDHKTSLSTTASNIFSEIPEETTDYDSKSS, from the exons ATGTGCGATATTGCAGAGCCTTTCGCGTCCTTCCAGGCTGATGAAGCCATAGAAGGCGAGGAGGGGTTGCTGTATCTGACAAGGCGCCACAAGGGGCTGGTAGTGAACGCATGTGCCCATGCCATCTTCTTCTGCAGGCTTCTCCAGGCCCTCAG ACCAAGCGGAACTGAAGAGGCCTTGCCGACTTCCCTGGTGGGCAGCCACGGCCTGAAGGTCGGCATTATCGGCGGGGGCCACCTTGGGAAGCAGCTGGCCCGAATGCTGCTGGCGCTGGGCTGGGCTCCGCGCCCCTCTATCCGCATTTCCACCCGCCGCCCTGAGAGCCTGG CAgacctgcaggagcaggggctcgCCTGCTTCTACGACAACGCGCAGCTGGCGGCCTGGGCGGACGTCctgttcctctgctgcctgccgTCACACGTGGCGTCCGTCTGCTCCGTCGTGCGGACGGCCATCCGGAAACCCTGCGTGGTGTACAGCCTCGTCACCGCGGTCCCTCTGCCCAG gTTGAAGCAACTCCTTTGCTACAATGCCATCGTGAGGCCACAGTACCAATGCTCTGGCAGGGAGCCTACGGAGGAGTGGGGAACGAAGGGGACAGTCACAGCAGCGCTGCAAAACCTTGCTGTTGTGCAGGCAACGTGCCCCCTCAGCTCCCAGG GGAAAATTAGAGTCAATGGCAAGTGGCTGGTGGGCATTTTCTATGCAGCCCTGAACAGCAGCATGTGGCGGAGCCTGCCTCACCAGAAGGCACTGAAATTGCTCAATGACCTCTGTTTTCCTGCACACTGCCCCATCTGTGCTGAGCAGAAAGCTTCCTGCCCACGGTTTGAGTGCGAGAGTTTTGTCAGCAAAAAATTTGTCTCTTCAATGACGCAAGAGGA AACCTTCCCCTGGTTTGACCTGACAGCTGCACAGCTGAGAGAGTCTCCCTTTAGCCAGCTGCTAGAAAAGAGTGAGTTTCTTCAGAAGCATCTTGCTCTGCTATACCAGGCATCTTTTGGAGACTGGCCTACAAAGCAATGTGGGCTGATCAGCAGCAAGACATCTCTTACGTCAGCTGTGGTGGAGCCTGGCGTGGTGTTGGATCACAAAACCTCACTGTCCACAACCGCTTCCAACATTTTCTCGGAAATCCCAGAGGAAACTACTGACTACGATTCTAAGTCCTCATAA
- the NOXRED1 gene encoding NADP-dependent oxidoreductase domain-containing protein 1 isoform X2, whose translation MCDIAEPFASFQADEAIEGEEGLLYLTRRHKGLVVNACAHAIFFCRLLQALRPSGTEEALPTSLVGSHGLKVGIIGGGHLGKQLARMLLALGWAPRPSIRISTRRPESLDLQEQGLACFYDNAQLAAWADVLFLCCLPSHVASVCSVVRTAIRKPCVVYSLVTAVPLPRLKQLLCYNAIVRPQYQCSGREPTEEWGTKGTVTAALQNLAVVQATCPLSSQGKIRVNGKWLVGIFYAALNSSMWRSLPHQKALKLLNDLCFPAHCPICAEQKASCPRFECESFVSKKFVSSMTQEETFPWFDLTAAQLRESPFSQLLEKSEFLQKHLALLYQASFGDWPTKQCGLISSKTSLTSAVVEPGVVLDHKTSLSTTASNIFSEIPEETTDYDSKSS comes from the exons ATGTGCGATATTGCAGAGCCTTTCGCGTCCTTCCAGGCTGATGAAGCCATAGAAGGCGAGGAGGGGTTGCTGTATCTGACAAGGCGCCACAAGGGGCTGGTAGTGAACGCATGTGCCCATGCCATCTTCTTCTGCAGGCTTCTCCAGGCCCTCAG ACCAAGCGGAACTGAAGAGGCCTTGCCGACTTCCCTGGTGGGCAGCCACGGCCTGAAGGTCGGCATTATCGGCGGGGGCCACCTTGGGAAGCAGCTGGCCCGAATGCTGCTGGCGCTGGGCTGGGCTCCGCGCCCCTCTATCCGCATTTCCACCCGCCGCCCTGAGAGCCTGG acctgcaggagcaggggctcgCCTGCTTCTACGACAACGCGCAGCTGGCGGCCTGGGCGGACGTCctgttcctctgctgcctgccgTCACACGTGGCGTCCGTCTGCTCCGTCGTGCGGACGGCCATCCGGAAACCCTGCGTGGTGTACAGCCTCGTCACCGCGGTCCCTCTGCCCAG gTTGAAGCAACTCCTTTGCTACAATGCCATCGTGAGGCCACAGTACCAATGCTCTGGCAGGGAGCCTACGGAGGAGTGGGGAACGAAGGGGACAGTCACAGCAGCGCTGCAAAACCTTGCTGTTGTGCAGGCAACGTGCCCCCTCAGCTCCCAGG GGAAAATTAGAGTCAATGGCAAGTGGCTGGTGGGCATTTTCTATGCAGCCCTGAACAGCAGCATGTGGCGGAGCCTGCCTCACCAGAAGGCACTGAAATTGCTCAATGACCTCTGTTTTCCTGCACACTGCCCCATCTGTGCTGAGCAGAAAGCTTCCTGCCCACGGTTTGAGTGCGAGAGTTTTGTCAGCAAAAAATTTGTCTCTTCAATGACGCAAGAGGA AACCTTCCCCTGGTTTGACCTGACAGCTGCACAGCTGAGAGAGTCTCCCTTTAGCCAGCTGCTAGAAAAGAGTGAGTTTCTTCAGAAGCATCTTGCTCTGCTATACCAGGCATCTTTTGGAGACTGGCCTACAAAGCAATGTGGGCTGATCAGCAGCAAGACATCTCTTACGTCAGCTGTGGTGGAGCCTGGCGTGGTGTTGGATCACAAAACCTCACTGTCCACAACCGCTTCCAACATTTTCTCGGAAATCCCAGAGGAAACTACTGACTACGATTCTAAGTCCTCATAA